A genomic region of Catalinimonas niigatensis contains the following coding sequences:
- a CDS encoding cold-shock protein — protein sequence MGKSKETVNKKETEKKKQKKKKDKEQKRLDRKANAKEGNSLDDMIMYVDEDGNFTSTPPDPTKKRKINEEDIVIGVPKQEAEEPADVVRKGKVTFFNDSKGYGFIKDIETQESVFVHLNGLIDRITENDKVTFEVEMGMKGPNAVSVKLVD from the coding sequence ATGGGTAAATCGAAAGAAACAGTAAACAAGAAAGAAACAGAAAAGAAAAAGCAGAAAAAGAAGAAAGACAAGGAACAAAAAAGACTGGATAGAAAAGCCAATGCCAAAGAGGGGAATAGTCTGGATGATATGATTATGTATGTGGATGAAGATGGCAATTTTACTTCAACCCCTCCTGATCCTACCAAGAAGAGAAAAATCAATGAAGAAGACATTGTAATCGGAGTACCTAAGCAAGAGGCGGAAGAACCGGCAGATGTTGTCAGAAAAGGAAAGGTAACTTTCTTTAATGATTCCAAAGGGTACGGATTTATCAAAGATATAGAAACTCAAGAGAGTGTCTTTGTCCATTTGAATGGCCTGATTGACAGGATCACAGAAAATGACAAAGTGACTTTTGAAGTGGAAATGGGTATGAAGGGACCTAACGCAGTAAGCGTAAAGCTAGTCGATTAG
- a CDS encoding TetR/AcrR family transcriptional regulator — translation MDKRTEIISQALPLFASYGYEGVSVQQIVQAAGVTKPTLYYYFESKRGLLDVILEQYFDELYAATQQGAVYEGDLTITLRSIARNYFEYAEANKQFYRMQLTLWFSPPHSEAYSAVSPYYEKQYQHIERVFVKAAEQHGNMKDRHQDYTTTFLGILNTYIGLILNENKQPHEDLVYRVVHQFMHGILS, via the coding sequence ATGGACAAACGGACAGAAATCATATCACAGGCTTTACCGCTTTTTGCATCCTACGGCTATGAGGGGGTAAGCGTACAGCAAATTGTACAGGCTGCTGGCGTAACCAAGCCTACTTTGTATTACTATTTTGAAAGCAAGCGGGGACTGCTGGATGTCATCCTTGAGCAGTATTTTGATGAGTTGTACGCAGCTACGCAGCAAGGGGCTGTTTATGAAGGAGATTTGACAATAACATTGCGCAGCATTGCCCGCAACTATTTTGAATATGCCGAGGCCAATAAGCAATTTTACAGAATGCAGCTTACCTTATGGTTTTCTCCTCCGCACAGCGAAGCTTATTCGGCGGTATCGCCCTACTACGAAAAGCAGTACCAACACATAGAAAGAGTATTTGTCAAAGCGGCAGAGCAACATGGGAACATGAAAGACCGGCATCAGGACTATACCACCACCTTCCTGGGGATACTGAATACTTATATCGGACTTATCTTAAATGAAAACAAACAACCCCATGAAGATCTGGTGTACAGAGTTGTGCATCAGTTTATGCACGGCATACTTTCGTAA
- a CDS encoding alpha-amylase family glycosyl hydrolase has protein sequence MNKHWSNEAIFYHIYPLGFCGAPEKNDFTTPPLARLDKIYSWIEHLKQLGINALYLGPLFESGEHGYDTADYFTVDRRLGTNETLAKLVKVLHENGIRVILDGVFHHVGRDFWAFRDVLKHGENSRYRDWFTGLTFEGSSPYGDPFQYEAWHGHYSLVKLNLHNQEVREHIFQAVQDWISKFEIDGLRLDVAEDIDISFLKALASFCHEINPDFWLMGEVIHGDYRQWANAETLDSTTNYECYKGLYSSHVDANYFEIAHSLKRLFDDPGIYKHLSLYNFADNHDVDRVASTLNDSRHLYPLYTLLFTIPGIPSIYYGSEWGWKGKKADGDDSILRPDIDLRRAPQESPHPDLAKTIASLAKIRKSSSALQYGNYQQLFVAHEQFAFVRQSNDEYVVVLVNASGEETSVDLKIPTQKGRTLVDLLNPEESFAIHPQTTKVTVHPHWGRIMKVV, from the coding sequence ATGAATAAGCACTGGTCAAACGAAGCAATTTTTTATCATATTTATCCGCTGGGATTTTGTGGAGCTCCTGAGAAAAATGATTTCACCACCCCTCCCCTGGCTCGCCTGGATAAAATCTACTCGTGGATTGAACATCTAAAACAATTAGGAATCAACGCCTTATATCTGGGGCCTTTATTTGAATCGGGAGAACATGGTTATGATACAGCAGATTACTTTACGGTAGACAGGAGACTGGGTACTAATGAAACCCTTGCAAAGCTGGTGAAAGTACTGCATGAAAATGGCATCCGCGTCATTCTGGATGGGGTTTTTCATCATGTAGGCCGAGACTTCTGGGCCTTCCGTGATGTGCTGAAACATGGAGAAAATTCCCGCTATCGCGATTGGTTTACCGGACTTACATTTGAAGGAAGCAGTCCCTATGGCGATCCATTCCAGTATGAGGCATGGCATGGACATTACAGTCTGGTCAAACTGAACCTACACAATCAAGAGGTAAGGGAGCATATTTTTCAGGCAGTTCAAGATTGGATATCAAAATTTGAGATTGATGGTTTGCGCCTTGATGTAGCCGAAGATATTGACATATCTTTTCTTAAAGCCCTTGCTTCCTTTTGTCATGAGATCAATCCTGACTTTTGGCTGATGGGTGAAGTCATTCACGGAGACTACCGACAGTGGGCCAATGCAGAAACTTTGGACTCTACCACCAATTATGAATGTTATAAAGGCCTGTACTCCAGCCATGTAGATGCTAACTACTTTGAAATCGCTCATTCTCTCAAGCGATTGTTTGATGATCCGGGCATATACAAACACTTGTCTTTGTACAATTTTGCTGACAACCATGATGTAGATCGGGTGGCCAGCACGCTCAATGATTCGCGACATCTGTATCCTTTGTATACATTGCTATTTACCATTCCGGGTATTCCCTCGATTTACTATGGCAGCGAATGGGGTTGGAAAGGAAAAAAAGCAGATGGGGATGACAGTATTCTTCGTCCTGACATTGATCTTAGACGAGCTCCGCAAGAAAGTCCTCATCCTGATCTGGCGAAAACCATTGCTAGTCTGGCAAAAATTCGTAAGTCTTCCTCCGCACTCCAATACGGCAATTATCAGCAGTTGTTTGTAGCTCATGAACAATTTGCCTTTGTCCGACAAAGCAATGATGAATATGTAGTGGTATTGGTCAATGCTTCTGGTGAGGAAACAAGTGTAGATCTTAAAATTCCTACTCAAAAGGGGCGCACTTTGGTAGACTTACTCAACCCGGAAGAAAGCTTTGCGATTCATCCCCAAACAACCAAGGTTACAGTACATCCTCATTGGGGTAGAATCATGAAAGTAGTGTAA
- a CDS encoding inorganic phosphate transporter, with translation MENFYLFAVALLAILAVFDLMVGVSNDAVNFLNSAIGSKVAKRRVILIVATTGILFGAMSSGGMMEVTRKGIFNPEHFFFNEIMVIFLAVMITDIILLDLFNTFGLPTSTTVSIVFEMLGASFAVSFIKTLQDNSPLNYLFNVNSPEEGIIGFMNWEKAGEIITGILLSVIIAFTIGALVQYVSRILFSFHYERRLKYIGAIWSGLAITAMLFFLMYKGLGAMISGVAPEDMQLYQIWFAEGKALLEANFWISFLVTLLLCSLLMFILQLYKINILRVVVLFGTFALAMAFAGNDLVNFIGVPIAGWQSFEAWYGSGIAPENFSMEAMSGKVATPYFLLLLAGIVMVITLWLSKKAQSVTETEVNLGSQLETDERFSTNMVSRGIVEGARLVSATFNRVLTGRVRRRIEYNFRPLTSAKAEKEGAAFDLLRASVNLSVASVLIAAATSMKLPLSTTYVSFMVAMGTSLADRAWGRESAVYRIAGVMNVIGGWFMTAIVASTAAAIFASLIYFGGVWMIGGLMFLVFYLIYRSSKYHAVKLEKKEFKSKRSDVNYNDVNETLDQLSADVSSTLATINKVLNLSVEGIHHENKTTLKKSSKLLGDLNEDYAMVKSGLFKIIRKNKSTETTSAHLYVLTYDMMQDILQSMELIVEASSIHVKNNHKPLTEAQNEAIREVNLMITDYLRYLEKQVGNKNFHVLEEVNTRKKIILNKIEDLMDAQIDGVMHKMYGFKNTSLYFTLMLEMKDLVAISARFVKLYAKITQKGKLFYEHR, from the coding sequence ATGGAGAATTTTTATCTTTTTGCAGTCGCACTCCTGGCTATACTCGCTGTTTTTGACCTGATGGTAGGGGTAAGCAATGATGCCGTTAACTTCTTAAATTCTGCGATCGGATCAAAAGTAGCCAAGCGAAGGGTCATACTGATTGTAGCCACTACAGGTATCTTGTTCGGGGCCATGTCTTCCGGTGGTATGATGGAGGTTACCAGAAAAGGGATTTTCAACCCGGAACATTTCTTCTTCAATGAGATTATGGTCATTTTTCTGGCTGTTATGATCACTGATATCATCCTGCTGGATCTGTTCAATACCTTCGGATTACCCACCTCCACTACCGTTTCCATCGTCTTTGAGATGCTGGGTGCTTCTTTTGCTGTTTCGTTCATCAAAACGCTTCAGGATAACTCTCCGCTAAACTACCTGTTCAACGTAAATAGTCCGGAGGAGGGGATCATCGGCTTTATGAACTGGGAGAAAGCGGGAGAAATTATCACGGGCATATTACTTTCGGTAATTATTGCCTTTACCATAGGTGCTCTTGTGCAGTATGTTTCAAGGATTCTATTCTCCTTCCATTATGAGAGACGACTGAAATATATTGGTGCAATCTGGTCAGGTTTGGCGATTACCGCTATGCTTTTTTTCCTCATGTACAAGGGCTTAGGTGCCATGATATCAGGCGTAGCACCGGAAGACATGCAGCTATATCAGATTTGGTTTGCGGAAGGTAAAGCCCTGCTGGAGGCAAACTTCTGGATATCCTTTCTGGTAACGCTACTTCTATGTTCTTTACTTATGTTTATACTACAACTCTACAAAATCAACATCCTCAGGGTAGTAGTGTTGTTTGGTACCTTCGCTTTGGCAATGGCCTTCGCCGGCAATGATCTGGTCAACTTCATCGGAGTACCTATCGCGGGTTGGCAGTCCTTTGAAGCCTGGTATGGGTCGGGCATTGCACCGGAAAACTTCTCTATGGAAGCCATGTCCGGAAAAGTAGCTACTCCCTATTTTCTGCTATTGCTGGCTGGAATTGTCATGGTAATCACGCTTTGGCTATCCAAAAAAGCACAGTCTGTAACTGAGACAGAAGTAAACCTGGGAAGTCAGTTAGAAACAGATGAAAGGTTTAGTACCAATATGGTCTCCAGGGGAATTGTGGAAGGTGCCCGCCTGGTATCCGCTACTTTCAATCGTGTCCTCACAGGTAGGGTAAGAAGAAGAATAGAATACAACTTCAGACCTTTGACATCCGCTAAGGCTGAAAAAGAAGGAGCAGCTTTTGACCTCCTAAGAGCTTCCGTCAACTTATCAGTAGCGAGTGTTCTTATTGCGGCAGCCACCAGTATGAAACTTCCACTTTCTACTACCTACGTCTCTTTTATGGTAGCTATGGGTACTTCTCTGGCCGACCGTGCCTGGGGCAGAGAAAGCGCAGTGTACCGCATTGCAGGTGTAATGAATGTGATCGGTGGCTGGTTTATGACTGCCATTGTAGCTTCTACGGCGGCAGCTATCTTTGCCTCTCTGATCTACTTCGGAGGGGTCTGGATGATCGGAGGATTGATGTTTCTGGTATTTTACCTGATCTATCGTAGCTCAAAATATCATGCCGTCAAACTGGAAAAGAAAGAGTTTAAATCCAAACGTTCGGATGTCAACTACAACGATGTCAATGAAACGCTGGATCAATTGTCTGCTGATGTATCTTCTACCCTGGCTACCATCAATAAGGTTTTAAACCTGAGTGTAGAAGGAATACATCACGAAAACAAAACAACGCTCAAGAAATCAAGTAAGTTGCTTGGAGATTTGAACGAAGACTATGCTATGGTCAAAAGTGGTCTATTCAAGATTATCCGGAAGAATAAATCCACAGAGACAACTTCGGCACATTTGTATGTGCTAACCTATGATATGATGCAGGACATTCTGCAATCTATGGAGTTGATCGTTGAAGCAAGCAGTATTCATGTAAAAAATAATCACAAACCTCTGACAGAAGCACAAAATGAAGCAATCAGAGAAGTCAATCTGATGATTACTGATTATTTGAGATACCTGGAAAAACAGGTGGGTAACAAAAACTTTCATGTACTTGAGGAGGTAAATACCCGCAAAAAAATCATCCTGAACAAAATTGAAGATCTGATGGATGCACAGATAGATGGCGTCATGCACAAAATGTACGGATTCAAAAATACCTCACTTTACTTTACTCTGATGCTGGAAATGAAAGATTTGGTAGCGATTTCTGCCCGTTTTGTAAAGCTATACGCCAAGATTACCCAAAAAGGAAAGTTGTTCTATGAGCATCGTTAG
- a CDS encoding uracil-DNA glycosylase family protein has translation MEDLLKDIRKCIVCEPFLPLGARPVLSAHPRSRILIVGQAPGTRVHHSGIPWNDQSGKTLRAWLNVSDKEFYTEEKFGIVPMGFCYPGSMSGKAKSGDLPPRKECAPLWHAALLERMPEVQLTLLIGQYAQKYYLGKQARKNLTETVQSFEEYLPRFFPLPHPSPRNRIWIKKNPWFEEIIVPQLQYHVKKILH, from the coding sequence GTGGAAGATCTCCTGAAAGATATCAGAAAATGTATAGTATGTGAGCCTTTTCTACCGCTGGGTGCTCGTCCGGTATTGAGTGCGCACCCCAGGAGCCGAATACTGATTGTAGGTCAGGCACCGGGTACCAGAGTACATCATAGCGGTATTCCCTGGAACGATCAGAGTGGTAAAACTTTGAGAGCATGGTTGAATGTAAGTGATAAAGAATTTTATACTGAAGAGAAATTCGGGATCGTACCGATGGGCTTTTGTTATCCCGGCAGCATGTCCGGCAAGGCCAAGTCGGGAGATCTACCACCAAGAAAAGAGTGCGCTCCTCTGTGGCATGCTGCGCTCCTTGAAAGAATGCCGGAAGTTCAGCTTACGCTGCTGATAGGACAGTATGCCCAGAAGTACTATTTGGGAAAACAAGCCAGGAAAAATCTGACGGAAACTGTGCAAAGTTTTGAAGAGTACCTACCCAGATTTTTTCCCTTACCTCACCCTTCTCCCAGAAACAGGATTTGGATAAAGAAAAACCCATGGTTTGAAGAAATCATCGTCCCCCAATTGCAATATCATGTAAAAAAGATATTACATTGA
- a CDS encoding sialate O-acetylesterase, producing the protein MKIKLFDQRIILGSLLILSLSCSPKLSQRTVYFPKQVTHVDKLPPQDNLWVFMLAGQSNMAGRGLVESQDTISHERILTISQENEWILAKEPLHPYEPNLTGLDCGLAFGKELIKHLPDSISIALIPCAVGGSAIQQWLGDSTFRGVQLMHNFQEKAAFAKQYGRIKGVLWHQGESNATAERIPLYAAQLEKLLTTFRDHLEDENLPILIGELGSFAIPKEKSAQWDSINQVIHQVAASDPHVGVVQTDDLEHKGDHVHFNSASQRILGRRFAEKYMETSGQ; encoded by the coding sequence TTGAAAATTAAGCTTTTTGACCAGCGTATCATCTTGGGAAGCCTGTTAATTTTATCCTTATCCTGTAGCCCGAAGCTTAGTCAGCGTACCGTTTATTTTCCTAAGCAGGTAACTCATGTAGATAAGTTGCCGCCTCAGGACAACCTATGGGTTTTCATGTTGGCCGGCCAATCCAATATGGCAGGTCGTGGGCTAGTAGAATCTCAGGATACGATCTCCCATGAACGTATACTCACCATCAGTCAGGAGAATGAATGGATACTGGCAAAAGAGCCTCTGCACCCTTATGAACCTAATTTAACTGGTCTAGACTGCGGATTAGCGTTTGGAAAAGAACTGATTAAACATCTGCCTGATTCTATCAGCATCGCTTTAATTCCCTGTGCGGTAGGTGGCAGTGCCATTCAGCAATGGCTGGGAGATTCTACCTTTAGAGGAGTACAGCTTATGCATAATTTTCAGGAGAAGGCTGCATTTGCAAAGCAGTACGGGCGTATCAAAGGAGTACTGTGGCATCAGGGAGAAAGTAACGCTACTGCCGAACGTATACCCTTGTATGCAGCACAACTGGAGAAATTATTAACAACTTTCAGGGACCATTTGGAGGATGAAAATTTACCTATACTGATAGGAGAACTGGGATCATTTGCCATTCCCAAAGAAAAAAGTGCCCAATGGGATAGCATCAATCAAGTTATTCATCAGGTTGCTGCATCAGATCCGCATGTAGGTGTAGTGCAAACCGATGATTTGGAGCATAAAGGAGATCATGTACATTTTAACTCAGCATCTCAGCGCATATTGGGTAGACGTTTTGCAGAAAAATATATGGAAACCAGCGGCCAGTAA
- a CDS encoding glycoside hydrolase family 32 protein, with amino-acid sequence MKNFYACLCTSLFFILWSCTQPPETAVEQEVTTVDSTYYQELYRPAYHFTPQENWMNDPNGLVYFDGEYHLFYQYNPQGIQWGNMSWGHAVSTDLVHWEHLPVALEMEEGIMIFSGSAVVDQNNTSGLCDSPEGCLIAIYTAHTDALQNQAIAYSNDRGRTWTKYEGNPVLDENMKDFRDPKVFWYEEDQKWIMAVALPQEHKIRFYESQNLLEWNMMSEFGAQGFVDGIWECPDLFALEVAETGEKKWVLIVSYNTDDNGSSMQYFVGDFDGSTFTNENTDDLVLTLDHGRDFYAGVTWNHVPGERRLLIGWMNNWQYGEKIPTTPWRSAQSLVRELDLHEFPEGTRLTQKPVDELQKIRGKHVHDENVLLQEDDNYLSLENIQGKQLEIIAEFAYEAIDTQAEAEQLAGEFGIKVFKGDQQETVIGYDAATQSLFMDRTQSGDTIFHDTFSGRTLALMPTDDGTVKIHLFVDHSVVEAFGNDGYVAMTNRIFPDPALDGVEIYSVGGTVVLKSMDIWELQSIWNPVAAEIREVEEQ; translated from the coding sequence ATGAAAAACTTTTATGCTTGCCTTTGCACTTCCCTATTCTTCATCCTATGGAGTTGCACCCAGCCTCCTGAAACTGCTGTAGAACAGGAAGTGACTACCGTAGATAGTACCTATTATCAGGAATTATACCGACCAGCTTATCACTTTACTCCCCAGGAAAACTGGATGAATGATCCCAACGGGCTGGTGTATTTTGACGGAGAATATCATCTTTTTTATCAGTACAATCCCCAAGGTATACAATGGGGTAATATGAGTTGGGGACATGCCGTGTCTACGGATCTGGTGCATTGGGAACATCTGCCCGTTGCCCTGGAAATGGAAGAGGGTATCATGATCTTTTCCGGTAGCGCAGTAGTAGATCAGAATAATACCAGCGGCCTTTGTGATTCGCCTGAGGGTTGTCTGATCGCGATATATACTGCTCATACCGATGCTCTGCAAAATCAGGCGATTGCCTACAGCAACGACAGAGGCCGAACCTGGACTAAATATGAAGGCAATCCGGTACTGGATGAAAATATGAAAGACTTCCGTGATCCTAAAGTGTTCTGGTATGAAGAGGACCAGAAATGGATCATGGCCGTAGCCTTACCTCAGGAGCATAAAATCCGCTTTTATGAGTCTCAAAACTTACTGGAATGGAACATGATGAGCGAGTTTGGTGCCCAGGGATTTGTAGATGGAATTTGGGAGTGCCCCGATCTTTTTGCCCTGGAAGTAGCTGAAACCGGAGAAAAAAAGTGGGTACTTATCGTCTCCTACAATACCGATGACAATGGCTCTTCCATGCAATACTTCGTCGGTGATTTTGACGGTAGCACCTTTACCAATGAAAATACGGATGATCTGGTGCTGACATTAGATCATGGCCGTGATTTTTATGCCGGTGTCACCTGGAACCATGTGCCTGGAGAGCGAAGATTACTCATTGGGTGGATGAACAACTGGCAGTATGGAGAAAAAATTCCTACCACACCCTGGCGCTCTGCCCAGTCCTTAGTAAGAGAACTAGATCTGCATGAGTTTCCCGAAGGAACCCGCCTCACCCAGAAGCCTGTGGATGAGCTTCAAAAAATTCGTGGTAAACATGTGCATGATGAAAATGTGCTGTTACAGGAAGATGATAACTACCTTTCGCTGGAAAACATTCAGGGCAAACAATTGGAAATCATTGCTGAGTTTGCCTATGAAGCCATTGACACCCAGGCTGAAGCAGAACAGCTGGCAGGTGAGTTTGGTATCAAAGTATTTAAAGGAGATCAACAGGAAACTGTCATCGGTTATGATGCGGCTACCCAGTCCCTTTTTATGGACAGAACCCAATCCGGCGATACTATCTTTCATGATACATTTAGCGGACGTACCCTCGCCCTGATGCCTACTGATGATGGTACGGTTAAAATACACTTGTTTGTAGACCACTCAGTGGTTGAGGCTTTTGGTAATGATGGTTATGTAGCCATGACTAACCGTATTTTTCCAGATCCTGCACTAGATGGTGTAGAAATCTATTCTGTTGGAGGCACTGTTGTTTTAAAATCAATGGATATATGGGAATTACAGTCAATCTGGAATCCTGTAGCAGCTGAGATAAGAGAAGTGGAGGAACAATGA
- a CDS encoding SemiSWEET transporter: MSQFIGFVAAALTTIAFLPQVIKTYKSRSAEGLSLSTFSLLTSGVLLWLIYGLMVMDLPVIFANFLTLILAISLLFMKFKYKAQ; the protein is encoded by the coding sequence ATGAGTCAATTTATCGGATTTGTGGCAGCAGCGCTTACTACAATTGCTTTTCTGCCGCAGGTAATCAAAACATATAAATCCCGTTCTGCTGAAGGCTTATCGTTGAGCACTTTTTCATTGTTAACTTCGGGCGTACTTCTATGGCTTATTTATGGACTGATGGTGATGGACCTTCCGGTGATTTTTGCTAATTTTTTGACCCTTATACTTGCCATCAGCCTTTTATTTATGAAATTTAAATACAAAGCCCAATAG